From Holosporales bacterium, a single genomic window includes:
- a CDS encoding ATP-dependent DNA helicase RecG, translating to MSNLKQIKTLLNSPISTFEARAANLLKKLGIETALDLLFHLPSGILYRHKAERVSELKVGDCNTICLHIDEYAQPRWGRRGAQPFRICCSDKDGNLLTLVFFNVRMQYIESQFPLNQMRAISGRVEKYKGKVQIVHPDKSAPAHLLDKLCGVDVLYPLTAGLSNGTIQRCIAQLLRQLGCIWDLEDWFDRKILKEYGLSGWYESLLAAHTPKSEQDLDISVSKVRLRLALDELVTRDKKVEQNRLQRQSASGAVIPPSVILRRDFFQARPDLVLTQGQTEALRDIDQDLSAPCSALRLVQGDVGCGKTLVAFLAMLSAVEAGHQCALLAPTEVLAKQHFETIVNLCGFGGLTIALLTASNNSGAVYAKIKDGITNIVVGTHAMLEEKVIFKKLGLVVIDEQHRFGVDQRESLQKKNEQANVIYLSATPIPRTLLMVYDGSVDISEIHDKPKDRLNIKTSVLPLDKLPPLIDRIRELLASGDQVYWVCPLVEESEKLDLAAAKSRFEYLQTQLPGFNVGLIHGKQKGKDQTMLSFKNGSICLLVSTTVIEVGIDVPSASLMVIEHAERFGLAQLHQLRGRVGRGNKQSHCVLLYQPPLSDIAHRRLKVIQENNDGFIVAEEDLHIRHGGDILGIKQSGIPEFKTCSLKEACSLAKLVRSISHQVKDNPILS from the coding sequence TTGAGCAACCTTAAACAAATAAAAACGCTTCTTAACAGTCCAATTAGCACCTTCGAAGCAAGGGCGGCAAATTTGCTTAAAAAGCTGGGCATAGAGACGGCCTTAGATCTGCTTTTCCATTTACCTTCTGGAATACTGTATCGCCATAAGGCGGAGCGTGTGTCTGAACTGAAGGTAGGTGACTGCAATACGATCTGTCTGCATATCGATGAGTACGCTCAGCCGCGCTGGGGAAGAAGGGGAGCTCAGCCGTTCAGGATATGTTGCTCTGATAAGGACGGGAACCTTCTTACGCTGGTTTTCTTCAATGTCCGTATGCAGTACATAGAAAGCCAGTTTCCTTTAAATCAAATGCGGGCCATAAGCGGCCGTGTAGAGAAATATAAAGGTAAAGTACAGATTGTACATCCTGATAAGTCTGCCCCCGCCCATCTGTTGGATAAGCTATGCGGAGTTGATGTTTTGTATCCTCTAACCGCAGGACTTAGCAACGGCACCATACAACGCTGTATTGCGCAACTGCTTAGGCAGCTTGGCTGCATATGGGATTTAGAAGACTGGTTCGATAGAAAAATTTTGAAAGAATATGGGCTGAGCGGCTGGTACGAAAGTCTTTTGGCAGCTCATACGCCTAAGTCCGAGCAAGACCTTGATATATCTGTATCTAAAGTTCGGTTGCGTTTAGCGCTGGATGAATTGGTTACCAGGGACAAAAAAGTTGAGCAAAATCGCCTTCAGCGTCAAAGCGCATCTGGGGCCGTGATACCGCCTTCAGTGATATTGCGCCGAGATTTTTTCCAAGCTAGGCCGGATCTTGTATTAACACAAGGACAGACGGAGGCGCTTAGGGACATAGACCAGGACCTGTCCGCCCCCTGTTCGGCTTTACGCCTGGTCCAAGGGGATGTGGGGTGCGGAAAAACTCTTGTGGCCTTTTTGGCCATGCTAAGCGCCGTTGAAGCCGGACATCAATGCGCTTTGCTTGCGCCAACTGAGGTTCTTGCTAAGCAACACTTTGAGACAATCGTCAACCTGTGTGGGTTTGGAGGGCTTACGATAGCGCTTCTGACCGCATCCAACAACAGTGGGGCGGTTTACGCTAAGATTAAAGACGGCATTACTAATATTGTGGTGGGCACCCATGCTATGCTGGAGGAAAAGGTTATTTTTAAGAAGCTGGGCCTAGTCGTCATTGATGAACAGCACAGGTTTGGCGTTGACCAACGGGAAAGCTTACAAAAGAAAAATGAGCAAGCCAATGTCATATACTTGTCCGCTACGCCCATTCCGCGTACTTTGCTTATGGTATACGACGGAAGCGTAGATATAAGCGAGATTCACGATAAGCCCAAAGATCGCCTAAACATCAAAACTTCTGTCCTGCCTTTAGACAAATTGCCGCCTTTGATTGACCGTATCCGTGAGCTGTTGGCTTCAGGCGATCAGGTTTACTGGGTGTGCCCGTTGGTTGAAGAATCTGAAAAGCTTGACCTGGCTGCCGCCAAAAGCAGGTTTGAATACCTGCAAACTCAACTGCCTGGCTTTAATGTGGGACTTATTCACGGAAAGCAAAAAGGCAAAGATCAAACGATGCTCAGCTTTAAGAACGGCAGCATTTGTCTTTTAGTCTCAACAACCGTGATAGAGGTTGGCATAGATGTGCCGAGCGCATCACTGATGGTGATTGAACATGCTGAGAGGTTTGGCTTGGCGCAACTGCATCAACTACGCGGTAGAGTTGGTCGCGGCAATAAGCAGTCGCATTGCGTCCTGCTTTATCAGCCGCCGCTGAGCGATATTGCCCATCGGCGTCTTAAAGTTATCCAAGAAAATAACGATGGTTTTATAGTCGCAGAAGAAGACCTTCATATTCGCCATGGCGGTGACATTTTAGGCATCAAGCAAAGCGGAATTCCAGAATTTAAAACATGCAGCCTGAAGGAGGCTTGCTCTTTGGCAAAGCTGGTAAGGTCAATTTCCCATCAAGTGAAAGACAACCCAATCCTTAGTTAA
- the lnt gene encoding apolipoprotein N-acyltransferase → MLGNVYVRSIVFGLIAALGFAPCNAFVCTMASLAWLYSRVKTASNPKSVFCITFCWLFALYLGTMYWIVVPMTINDGEFIWLIPFAITFVPAFLAAFQSCFICLSSAFGRSKHFYFLAFTAFWCLGEVAVVNLPILGFPWNLMGYVWSFSVYTIQSASLFGIYGLSALFIVSSAVLGEAICTPKRRVLLAGLAALIVSFNFLLGVIRLYTAGNTEFTDVKIAIVQSNIPQELKWRNDQLYANLKLYVDATMALPDDIDIVIWPESAVPFPFCPDGAVGRYVAALNGNKRLIVTGGVRYSPEYDGSCKLYNSMFTIAPDGCIESCYDKQILLPFGEYIPFRKIIPIKKITDGTQDYSPGNRRRSTLRARGVVFIPKVCSEIVFPIKTDKAGGASAILNIANDGWFGKSSEPYQHLAIARIRCVELGLPLIRVSNAGISAVFDSYGREVEKVSLGQSATRIFLMPKSLNEKTSSTTIN, encoded by the coding sequence ATGCTCGGTAATGTTTATGTACGGTCGATTGTATTTGGTCTTATAGCAGCCTTAGGCTTTGCTCCCTGTAACGCATTTGTATGCACAATGGCATCGCTGGCATGGCTTTACAGCCGTGTAAAAACTGCAAGCAATCCCAAATCCGTATTTTGTATAACTTTTTGCTGGTTATTCGCTTTGTATTTAGGGACGATGTATTGGATTGTCGTGCCGATGACGATAAACGACGGCGAGTTTATCTGGCTAATCCCGTTCGCAATAACCTTTGTCCCAGCGTTTCTGGCGGCATTTCAAAGTTGCTTTATATGTTTGTCTTCAGCTTTTGGCCGAAGTAAACATTTTTACTTCCTAGCCTTTACCGCATTTTGGTGCCTGGGCGAAGTAGCTGTTGTAAACCTGCCGATATTAGGGTTTCCTTGGAACCTTATGGGCTATGTGTGGAGCTTTTCTGTCTATACCATACAGTCCGCATCGCTGTTTGGAATTTATGGATTAAGCGCGCTGTTTATCGTTTCATCGGCTGTTTTGGGCGAGGCCATTTGCACACCTAAGCGCAGAGTACTGCTGGCCGGCCTAGCTGCCTTAATTGTGAGCTTTAATTTTCTGCTTGGCGTTATAAGGCTTTATACGGCTGGCAACACTGAATTCACTGACGTAAAAATAGCCATTGTACAAAGCAACATTCCTCAAGAGCTTAAGTGGCGCAATGACCAACTGTACGCCAACTTAAAGCTTTATGTTGATGCGACAATGGCGCTTCCAGATGATATCGACATTGTTATATGGCCTGAATCAGCAGTACCGTTCCCGTTCTGCCCAGACGGGGCTGTTGGAAGGTACGTTGCCGCCTTAAATGGTAATAAGAGGCTAATCGTAACAGGAGGGGTAAGATACTCGCCGGAATATGATGGCAGCTGTAAGCTTTACAACAGCATGTTCACCATCGCCCCTGACGGCTGTATAGAGTCTTGCTATGACAAACAAATACTGTTGCCATTCGGCGAGTATATTCCATTTAGAAAGATAATACCGATTAAGAAGATAACTGACGGCACGCAGGATTATTCTCCTGGTAACAGACGCAGGTCCACTTTACGGGCCAGAGGCGTTGTTTTTATCCCTAAGGTCTGCTCTGAGATTGTATTTCCGATTAAAACAGATAAAGCAGGCGGCGCGTCGGCCATACTCAACATTGCGAACGACGGCTGGTTTGGCAAATCAAGTGAGCCTTATCAGCATCTGGCAATTGCAAGAATACGCTGCGTTGAGCTTGGACTGCCATTGATTAGGGTATCCAATGCCGGTATATCTGCGGTTTTCGATTCATACGGCCGCGAGGTAGAAAAAGTCAGCCTGGGCCAATCGGCAACCAGAATTTTCCTAATGCCAAAATCATTAAATGAGAAAACATCATCAACCACCATTAACTAA